In the genome of Fusarium fujikuroi IMI 58289 draft genome, chromosome FFUJ_chr02, one region contains:
- a CDS encoding related to integral membrane protein produces MTLSRRFLILGTICLLYGTATAQSMLADAPKCAIDCLTELSSQKEYAEMGQEAMCSSEPFAKAMGVCLMVKCSMRQTMDFIKESSAACGIPPTNNTTSYRVNSTVVFAFALVFFALRIVTKFRLGLTWGIDDTLTTLSVAVMIPYYIVLQIMLALGLGLDMWFISDSQIILIFKLFIVIEVLYLTALVLVKAAILCFFLRIFPDHKFRIVVKCTMVFNALIWVGFFIFVFFQIQPFSLFWNGWQQKKGHLILTGFTNFTLPLAGINLLLDIWMLILPMTQLWGMGLKLKKKLGVISMFSVGIFLTIVAAIRVRELVAFLLSQDLTVDHAQSAFIWSNVEISVGVMVACMPHIRHLVRHIISRRRARKGTEPRQNNRKIFVDRSLATIEVGDSQAIELNDEGGLLTANTCTTASSATRVGTTSTTKEGRKDSKSYASVSFASDGDTQV; encoded by the exons ATGACGCTCAGCAGGCGGTTTCTCATCTTAGGGACAATATGCCTGCTGTACGGTACAGCGACGGCTCAATCTATGCTCGCAGACGCGCCGAAATGTGCG ATCGACTGTCTAACCGAGCTCTCAAGCCAGAAGGAATATGCCGAGATGGGACAGGAGGCTATGTGCAGTAGCGAGCCGTTTGCCAAAGCGATGGGTGTTTGCTTGATGGTCAAGTGCTCTATGAGACAGACTATGG ACTTCATCAAAGAGTCTTCGGCTGCATGCGGCATCCCGCCGACCAACAATACAACATCGTATCGAGTAAATAGTACCGTCGTCTTTGCATTTgccctcgtcttcttcgccttgaGAATAGTAACTAAATTCCGGCTTGGCCTTACATGGGGAATTGACGATACCTTGACGACTTTATCGGTT GCAGTTATGATTCCGTATTATATCGTGCTGCAGATCA TGCTTGCTTTGggacttggtcttgatatGTGGTTTATAAGTGATAGTCAGATCATACTGATCTTCAAG TtattcatcgtcatcgaagtTTTGTACTTGACCGCACTCGTCCTTGTCAAAGCAGCAATCCTGTGCTTCTTCCTCCGGATCTTCCCCGACCACAAGTTCAGAATTGTAGTCAAGTGTACCATGGTCTTTAACGCTCTGATCTGGGTAgggttcttcatcttcgtcttcttccagaTCCAGCCGTTTTCTCTGTTCTGGAATGGGtggcagcagaagaagggccATCTTATCCTGACCGGGTTTACTAATTTCACTCTGCCGCTTGCGGGGATAAATCTGCTGCTGGACATCTGGATGCTCATTCTGCCCATGACGCAGCTCTGGGGGAtggggttgaagttgaagaagaaactcgGTGTCATTAGCATGTTCAGTGTTGGGATATT CCTTACAATTGTCGCTGCGATTCGAGTACGCGAACTTGTAGCTTTTCTACTTTCTCAGGACTTAACAG TCGATCACGCGCAATCAGCCTTCATCTGGTCAAACGTGGAGATTTCGGTCGGCGTCATGGTCGCTTGCATGCCGCACATTCGGCATCTGGTGAGACATATAATATcgcgaagaagagcaaggaaGGGTACAGAGCCAAGACAAAACAACAGAAAGATATTCGTCGATCGATCGCTTGCGACTATTGAGGTGGGGGACTCGCAGGCCATTGAACTGAATGACGAAGGTGGACTCTTGACGGCCAATACGTGTACGACAGCTTCATCGGCGACAAGAGTTGGGACAACGTCGACGACAAAAGAGGGGAGAAAAGACAGTAAATCATATGCGTCGGTCAGTTTTGCAAGCGATGGAGATACCCAAGTGTAA
- a CDS encoding mannitol dehydrogenase, translating to MVQQIPKANHILDLLSLKGKVVVVTGASGPRGMGIEAARGAAEMGADVAITYASRKEGADKNVEELTKEYGVKAKAYKLNAADYNDVERFVGEVVKDFGKIDGFVANAGATANAGVVDGSAADWDHVIQIDLNGTAYCAKAVGALFKKQGHGSFVITASMSGHIANYPQEQTSYNVAKAGCIHMAKSLANEWRDFARVNSISPGYIDTGLSDFIDAETQELWRSMIPMGRNGDAKELKAAYVYFLSDASTYTTGSDLVIDGGYTCR from the exons ATGGTTCAGCAAATCCCCAAGGCCAACCAcatcctcgacctcctcagcctcaagggcaaggtcgTCGTTGTCACCGGCGCCTCCGGACCCCGCGGCATGGGCATCGAGGCTGCCCGCGGCGCTGCCGAGATGGGCGCCGACGTCGCCATCACCTACGCTTCTCGCAAGGAGGGCGCCGACAAGAACGTCGAGGAGCTCACCAAGGAGTACggcgtcaaggccaaggcctaCAAGCTCAACGCTGCCGACTACAACGACGTTGAGCGATTTGTCGGagaggttgtcaaggactTTGGCAAGATTGACGGCTTCGTCGCCAA CGCCGGTGCTACCGCCAACGCTGGTGTCGTCGACGGCTCTGCTGCCGACTGGGACCACGTTATCCAGATCGACCTCAACGGCACCGCCTACTGCGCCAAGGCCGTCGGCGCcctcttcaagaagcaggGCCACGGCTCCTTCGTCATCACCGCCTCCATGTCCGGCCACATCGCCAACTACCCTCAAGAGCAGACCTCTTACAACGTGGCCAAGGCCGGCTGCATCCACATGGCGAAGTCTCTCGCCAACGAGTGGCGCGACTTTGCCCGCGTCAACAGCATCTCCCCCGGCTACATCGATACTGGCCTCTCCGACTTCATCGACGCCGAGACCCAGGAGCTTTGGAGGAGCATGATCCCCATGGGCCGCAACGGCGAtgccaaggagctcaaggctgcGTATGTCTACTTCTTGTCTGATGCTAGCACTTACACTACCGGCTCTGACCTTGTCATTGACGGTGGATACACTTGCCGATAA